In Synechococcus sp. CB0101, a genomic segment contains:
- the urtE gene encoding urea ABC transporter ATP-binding subunit UrtE codes for MTLLDIRGLNVYYGESHILRDVDLNVAPGEMVCLIGRNGVGKTTLLKTVIGLLQQRSGGLQLEGRGLTGLPPHARARVGVGYVPQGREIIPQLTVRENLLLGLEALPGGLAKNRHIDPLVFELFPILEKFLARRGGDLSGGQQQQLAIARALLGKPKLLLLDEPTEGIQPSVVLDIERAVRRIIDATGISVLLVEQHLHFVRQADRYYAMQRGGIVASGPTSELSKDVVDRFLTV; via the coding sequence GTGACCTTGCTCGATATCCGCGGCCTCAACGTCTATTACGGCGAGAGCCATATTCTTCGCGACGTTGACCTCAACGTCGCTCCCGGCGAGATGGTCTGTCTGATCGGCCGAAACGGGGTGGGTAAAACCACCCTGCTGAAAACGGTGATCGGCTTGCTGCAGCAACGCAGTGGTGGTCTGCAGCTCGAGGGGCGCGGCCTCACCGGCCTGCCACCCCACGCCCGGGCGCGGGTTGGGGTGGGGTATGTGCCCCAGGGCCGCGAGATCATCCCTCAGCTCACGGTGCGAGAAAACCTGTTGCTTGGCCTCGAGGCGCTGCCGGGCGGTTTGGCCAAGAACCGCCATATCGATCCGCTGGTGTTTGAGCTATTCCCGATCCTGGAGAAGTTCCTCGCCCGCCGCGGCGGGGATCTCTCGGGTGGCCAACAGCAGCAGTTGGCGATTGCTCGGGCCTTGCTCGGTAAACCCAAGCTGCTGCTGCTCGATGAGCCCACGGAAGGCATTCAGCCGTCGGTGGTGCTCGACATCGAGCGGGCGGTGCGTCGGATCATCGATGCCACCGGGATCAGCGTGTTGCTGGTGGAGCAGCACCTGCACTTCGTGCGGCAGGCCGATCGCTACTACGCCATGCAGCGTGGCGGGATTGTGGCCAGTGGCCCCACCAGTGAGCTCAGCAAAGACGTGGTGGATCGTTTCCTCACAGTGTGA
- the urtD gene encoding urea ABC transporter ATP-binding protein UrtD gives MNLLELQGVTVSFDGFLALNDLNLQLAPGELRAVIGPNGAGKTTFLDVITGKVKPTRGDVVFRGRSIVGRSEHHISRLGIGRKFQTPRVYQNLTPRRNLELAVRGPHGPAALLFGSLSSDQRDRVQHLLSVVGLERQAQQPAGGLSHGQKQWLEIAMLVAQDPELLLVDEPVAGLTDEETARTADLLKQLAGDHTVLVIEHDMEFIRDLQAPVTVLHEGHVLCEGSMDQVQNDPRVIEVYLGSDTQEDVA, from the coding sequence ATGAATCTGCTTGAACTGCAGGGCGTCACCGTCAGCTTCGACGGCTTTCTCGCCCTCAATGACCTCAACCTTCAGCTCGCTCCAGGTGAACTGCGGGCCGTGATTGGTCCCAATGGCGCCGGCAAAACCACATTCCTCGATGTGATCACCGGCAAGGTGAAACCCACCCGCGGTGATGTGGTGTTCCGCGGTCGCTCGATCGTGGGCCGCAGCGAGCATCACATCTCACGGCTGGGGATTGGCCGCAAGTTCCAGACACCTCGCGTGTATCAGAACCTCACACCGCGGCGCAATCTCGAGCTGGCTGTGCGCGGACCCCACGGCCCCGCCGCACTGTTGTTCGGTTCTCTGAGCAGCGACCAGCGCGATCGGGTGCAGCATCTCCTTTCGGTGGTGGGCCTCGAGCGCCAGGCGCAGCAACCGGCCGGTGGGTTATCCCACGGGCAGAAGCAGTGGCTGGAGATCGCGATGCTCGTCGCCCAGGATCCAGAGCTGCTGCTGGTGGATGAACCGGTGGCCGGTCTCACCGACGAGGAAACCGCTCGCACCGCGGATCTGCTCAAGCAGTTAGCCGGGGATCACACCGTGCTGGTGATCGAGCACGACATGGAGTTCATCCGCGATCTGCAAGCACCGGTCACGGTGCTGCATGAGGGGCATGTGCTTTGTGAGGGATCGATGGATCAGGTGCAGAACGATCCACGGGTGATTGAGGTGTATCTCGGCAGTGACACTCAGGAGGATGTGGCGTGA